A segment of the Aromatoleum aromaticum EbN1 genome:
TCGGCTTGGAAGCCGCTTTTCCCCTGAGTCCCTGGCTCAACACAGGCGGTTGAGCACATGAATCGACAGAATCCAAATCGAAGCCTGCTACGGGATGGGCATGCGCTCTCCGTCTATGGATTAAAGGCAGCTGATGTCCTGGTTGTGGGTACGGCGGGCACTCTGGCTCATGTGCTGCGCTTTGGCGGCACAGACGTGCTGGGGCCGACACGCTACCTCTACGCCATGCTGGCCAGCGTTTTGCTGACTCTGGCAGTGTTTTCGGAGCTCGGCGTGTATCGGACCTGGCGTGCGGGTTCCCGCAGTGCCATGTATGGCCGCTTGTTCCTGGGCTGGGTGGTTGTGCTCGGAGTGCTTGCATCAATCAGCTATCTGAGCAAGACGGGGGAAGATTTTTCGCGGCTCTGGTTTGCTTACTGGGCAGGAATCGGCTTGGTCGGCCTGGTTGCGGTTCGCCTGCTAGGCCGCACCTTGCTTCAAGCGCTGCACCAATACGGCCTGGGCGTGCGGCGCGTTGCAATCGTGGGGCCCGCCGATGCGGTCAAGTCGGTAAGGCAGCGAGTATCGAGCTTGCCGTGGGTCGGCTTTCAGGTGGTGGCGCTCTGTACGCCCGATTCAGTTCCCGACGTGGAAAATTCAGGGGCACTCCCCCATGTACCCGATCTTAAAACCTTGTCAGCATCCGTCGAAGCGCAACGTATCGATGAGATCTGGCTGACCTGGCCCATGCGAGAAGAGGCGCACATTCGCACGGCCACCCAGTTGCTAAGCGACAGCGTGGTGAACATCCGCTGGATACCGGATATTTTCTCGTTCCGCCTGATTAACCATGGCGTGACCGAGCTGGCGGGCATGCCGATGCTCGATTTATCGGTAACCCCAATTTCAGGTATCAACTGGCTCGTCAAGGAAGTTGAAGATAAAGTGCTCGCCAGCCTGATCCTGGCGATGATCAGTCCGATCCTGCTGATAGTTGCCATCGGCGTAAAATTATCCAGCCCGGGACCAGTATTGTTCAAGCAAGTGCGCCATGGATGGGATGGGCGCAGGATCGAGGTGTGGAAATTTCGCAGCATGAAAACGCACGATGAGGCATCCGGCCAGGTTACGCAGGCAAAGCGGGGCGATAATCGAATCACGCGTTTCGGTGCATTCTTGCGCAAGACCAGTCTTGACGAGTTGCCGCAGTTCTTCAACGTGCTGCAGGGGCGGATGTCCATCGTGGGCCCCCGTCCGCATGCGGTTGCGCATAATGAGCAATACAAGCAGCTGATTCCACATTACTTACAACGCCACCGGATGAAACCCGGCATCACAGGTTGGGCGCAGGTCAACGGCCTTCGCGGGGAGACCGACACGCTGGACAAAATGCGCGCCCGCGTTGAGTACGACCTGTACTACATCGAACACTGGTCGGTATGGTTCGACCTGCGCATCATCGCGCAGACCGCATTGAAAATGTTCTTCGATCGCAGTGCGTACTGATGTGCGGTCTGTCTACGGCGCTTACCGCCAGGCTCGGCGACTTTCAGAAAGGCTTGAGTCCGGCAAGCGTCTCGTAGATCCAGCCACGGTTACGGGCCACGCCTTCGAAGCTGGGCAACCAGGACAGCACGGTGTCCGGCTGCGGCCGGACGAAGCCCGTGGCCATCGGCACCACCTCCAGCCCGTGCTTGTGGAACTGTGCCGCGGCACGATCGATATGGAAGCCATGGGTGACAAGGTAGATGCACGTTACGCCCTCAGCGCGCAATAGCGCGGCCGAGCGTTCAGCGTTCTGCTGTGTATCCTCGGAATCAGGTTCGACCCAGCGCACGGGGACGTGGAATTCCTGCTCGAGGATATCCTGCATGATCTCGGCTTCGGAGCGCGTGCCGATGTCACCTGGGCGACCTCCACTGACCAAAATGGGAAGACCGGTCTCGCGATAGAGCTTGGCCGCATAGCGCACACGTTCGAGCGAGCCTGCGGCGGCGGTATCTCCGTCATATTCAGGCGCCTGAAGATATCGCCCCGCACCCAGCACCACAATGGCTTCCGCCCGCGGATACGGAAGCGCAATCCGTTCGGGAACTTGTGGCCAGGGCGAGCGCGCGAAATTGTCAAACCCGACCAAAGAAAACGCGATCATCCCACCGCAGGCAACGACAGCCAGGCTGGAACCAGTCCGTTTCCAGTTTTTGGCGTACAACACAAAGCCCAGCAATAACAGGCCAAAAGGGCTAAAGGGCGGCAGGAGCAGTTCGCTGATGATGCGAATGATTAAATGGTCCATGCTACAAGCACTGGCTCGTCATCCGCCCGCAGGAGCACGGCCGTAGGTGTCTTCGAAGCGCACGATGTCGTCTTCGCCCAGGTAGCTGCCGGACTGGACTTCGATGATTTCCAGCGGCATCTTTCCGGGGTTGGAGAGGCGATGGACGTGGCCGAGCGGGATATAGGTGGATTCGTTTTCCGACAATAGCAGCACCTTGTCGCCATTGGTGATTTCGGCGGTACCGCTGACGACGACCCAATGCTCGGCCCGATGGTGATGCCTCTGCAGGCTGAGGCTGGCACCGGGCTTGACGACGATGCGCTTGACCTGGAAG
Coding sequences within it:
- a CDS encoding undecaprenyl-phosphate glucose phosphotransferase, producing MNRQNPNRSLLRDGHALSVYGLKAADVLVVGTAGTLAHVLRFGGTDVLGPTRYLYAMLASVLLTLAVFSELGVYRTWRAGSRSAMYGRLFLGWVVVLGVLASISYLSKTGEDFSRLWFAYWAGIGLVGLVAVRLLGRTLLQALHQYGLGVRRVAIVGPADAVKSVRQRVSSLPWVGFQVVALCTPDSVPDVENSGALPHVPDLKTLSASVEAQRIDEIWLTWPMREEAHIRTATQLLSDSVVNIRWIPDIFSFRLINHGVTELAGMPMLDLSVTPISGINWLVKEVEDKVLASLILAMISPILLIVAIGVKLSSPGPVLFKQVRHGWDGRRIEVWKFRSMKTHDEASGQVTQAKRGDNRITRFGAFLRKTSLDELPQFFNVLQGRMSIVGPRPHAVAHNEQYKQLIPHYLQRHRMKPGITGWAQVNGLRGETDTLDKMRARVEYDLYYIEHWSVWFDLRIIAQTALKMFFDRSAY
- a CDS encoding YdcF family protein — translated: MDHLIIRIISELLLPPFSPFGLLLLGFVLYAKNWKRTGSSLAVVACGGMIAFSLVGFDNFARSPWPQVPERIALPYPRAEAIVVLGAGRYLQAPEYDGDTAAAGSLERVRYAAKLYRETGLPILVSGGRPGDIGTRSEAEIMQDILEQEFHVPVRWVEPDSEDTQQNAERSAALLRAEGVTCIYLVTHGFHIDRAAAQFHKHGLEVVPMATGFVRPQPDTVLSWLPSFEGVARNRGWIYETLAGLKPF